One window of Mediterraneibacter butyricigenes genomic DNA carries:
- a CDS encoding Asp23/Gls24 family envelope stress response protein → MKGCMSTDMGIITIHPEVIAKYAGSMAVECFGIVGMAAVNMKDGLVHLLKKERLTHGIQVEVTEENTIKLDFHVIVSYGVNILSVTDNLMSNVKYKVEEFTGMKVEKINIYVEGVRVID, encoded by the coding sequence ATGAAGGGTTGTATGAGCACAGATATGGGAATTATTACGATCCATCCGGAAGTGATTGCAAAATATGCCGGCTCTATGGCTGTAGAGTGTTTTGGTATTGTTGGAATGGCTGCCGTTAATATGAAGGATGGTCTGGTCCATCTGTTGAAAAAGGAACGCCTGACTCACGGAATTCAGGTGGAGGTTACAGAAGAAAATACGATCAAACTGGATTTCCATGTGATCGTGTCTTACGGCGTAAACATTTTGTCTGTAACGGATAATCTTATGAGTAATGTAAAATATAAAGTGGAAGAATTTACAGGCATGAAAGTTGAGAAGATCAACATTTACGTGGAAGGCGTAAGAGTCATTGATTAA
- a CDS encoding GerW family sporulation protein translates to MAENNFKTTVEALFKGMDGVVSSKTVIGEAIHIDDTIILPLVDVSFAIGAGSFSGDKKDKGAGGIGGKMTPSAVLVIRDGMTRLVNIKNQDTMTKILDMVPELVNRFTDKKEENVTEEDVMDLLDKE, encoded by the coding sequence ATGGCAGAGAATAATTTTAAAACAACAGTTGAAGCATTATTTAAAGGGATGGATGGAGTTGTTTCATCCAAAACAGTGATCGGAGAAGCAATCCATATTGATGATACGATCATTCTTCCGTTGGTGGACGTTTCCTTTGCAATCGGTGCCGGTTCTTTTTCCGGAGATAAGAAAGACAAGGGTGCCGGCGGTATCGGAGGAAAGATGACTCCAAGTGCAGTTCTGGTAATACGGGATGGCATGACCCGTCTGGTCAATATCAAAAATCAGGACACCATGACAAAGATCCTGGATATGGTTCCGGAACTGGTGAATCGTTTTACAGATAAAAAGGAAGAGAATGTAACAGAAGAAGATGTGATGGATCTTCTGGATAAAGAATAA
- a CDS encoding Abi family protein has product MRTYIGYYHAKTFGPLGYYDEESFENADRFHKFEMDYKEAIRKYGDKEVFAKHHNDTYDGKFPIWVMRITFPNCSLR; this is encoded by the coding sequence ATGCGTACGTATATTGGTTATTATCATGCAAAAACATTTGGGCCATTGGGGTATTATGATGAAGAATCTTTTGAAAACGCAGATAGATTTCACAAATTTGAGATGGATTATAAAGAGGCCATTCGGAAATATGGAGATAAAGAAGTTTTTGCAAAACATCATAATGATACATATGATGGGAAATTTCCTATATGGGTTATGCGTATTACTTTTCCCAATTGTTCTCTTAGATAA
- a CDS encoding DAK2 domain-containing protein encodes MATNTINAEMLKKMFLAGAANLDANKEMINELNVFPVPDGDTGTNMTLTIMSAAKEVSALEQTDMKTLAKAISSGSLRGARGNSGVILSQLLRGFTKGIRDFDEIDVATLAKATVRAKETAYKAVMKPKEGTILTVARGMAEKAEELAETTEDLDVFIPEVLKHGQAVLEQTPEMLPVLKEAGVVDSGGQGLMEVLRGAYDAYQGKEVDYSAIAASAGTKMTRVGEQAQADIKFGYCTEFIIMLDKKFDEQDEQKFKAYLESIGDSIVCVADDDIVKIHVHTNDPGLAIQKALTYGQLSRMKIDNMREEHQEKLIKDAEKLAAQQAEAKKQEERKPMGFITVSIGEGMNEIFRELGADYIIEGGQTMNPSTDDMLQAIDQVAADTIFILPNNKNIILAANQAKDLTEDKEIIVIPTKTVPQGVTAIINFMPDQDAKANEEMMCEEIQNVKTGQVTYAVRDTHIDDKEIHEGDIMGIADQGIVAVGESVEKVSLEMLQTLVDEDTSLISLYYGEDVQEEDASKLAEEVEALYPEIDIDLHLGGQPIYYYVMSVE; translated from the coding sequence GTGGCAACAAATACGATAAATGCAGAAATGTTGAAAAAGATGTTTCTTGCAGGCGCAGCAAATCTTGATGCGAACAAAGAAATGATTAATGAACTGAATGTATTTCCGGTACCGGACGGGGATACAGGAACCAATATGACGTTGACTATCATGTCTGCGGCAAAGGAAGTCAGTGCGTTAGAGCAGACAGATATGAAGACTCTGGCAAAAGCTATTTCTTCCGGATCCTTACGTGGCGCGAGAGGTAACTCCGGAGTTATCCTTTCTCAGCTCTTGCGTGGATTTACAAAGGGAATCCGTGACTTTGATGAGATTGATGTGGCAACGCTTGCAAAGGCTACGGTTCGCGCAAAGGAGACCGCTTATAAGGCGGTTATGAAGCCAAAAGAGGGAACGATCCTGACCGTGGCAAGAGGCATGGCAGAAAAAGCCGAAGAACTGGCTGAGACGACCGAAGATCTGGATGTATTTATTCCGGAAGTTTTAAAGCACGGACAGGCTGTTCTGGAGCAGACCCCGGAGATGCTTCCGGTTTTAAAAGAAGCAGGAGTTGTGGACTCAGGCGGACAGGGTCTGATGGAAGTTCTGCGTGGTGCTTATGATGCTTACCAGGGCAAAGAAGTCGATTACAGTGCGATTGCAGCAAGTGCCGGAACCAAGATGACAAGAGTCGGCGAGCAGGCGCAGGCTGATATCAAATTCGGATATTGTACAGAATTTATCATCATGCTGGACAAGAAATTTGACGAGCAGGATGAGCAGAAATTCAAAGCTTATCTGGAATCCATCGGAGATTCTATCGTATGCGTGGCAGATGATGATATTGTAAAGATCCATGTACACACCAACGATCCGGGTCTTGCAATCCAGAAAGCGTTGACTTACGGACAGCTTTCCAGAATGAAGATCGATAACATGAGAGAAGAGCATCAGGAGAAGCTGATCAAGGATGCGGAGAAACTGGCTGCACAGCAGGCAGAGGCAAAGAAACAGGAAGAACGCAAACCGATGGGATTCATTACTGTCTCAATCGGAGAGGGAATGAACGAGATCTTCCGTGAACTGGGTGCCGATTATATTATCGAAGGCGGACAGACCATGAATCCGAGTACCGATGATATGCTTCAGGCAATCGATCAGGTTGCGGCTGATACCATTTTTATTTTGCCAAATAATAAAAACATTATCCTTGCAGCAAATCAGGCAAAGGATCTGACCGAGGATAAGGAGATTATCGTGATCCCGACCAAGACAGTTCCTCAGGGCGTGACTGCGATCATTAACTTTATGCCGGATCAGGATGCGAAGGCAAACGAAGAGATGATGTGTGAAGAGATCCAGAATGTAAAGACCGGACAGGTGACCTATGCGGTAAGAGATACCCACATCGATGACAAGGAGATCCATGAAGGCGATATCATGGGAATCGCAGATCAGGGAATTGTTGCAGTCGGAGAATCTGTAGAAAAAGTATCCCTGGAGATGCTGCAGACGCTGGTGGATGAAGACACAAGCCTGATCAGCCTGTATTATGGAGAAGACGTTCAGGAAGAGGATGCTTCCAAACTGGCAGAAGAGGTAGAAGCTCTCTATCCGGAGATCGACATTGACTTGCATTTGGGCGGACAGCCGATCTATTATTATGTAATGTCTGTGGAGTAA
- the rpmB gene encoding 50S ribosomal protein L28, whose amino-acid sequence MAKCAICEKSVHFGNNVSHSHRKSPKMWRSNVKSVRVKTEGGSKKMYVCTSCLKSGRVERA is encoded by the coding sequence ATGGCTAAATGTGCTATTTGCGAAAAGAGTGTTCACTTCGGCAATAACGTGAGCCACTCTCATAGAAAATCACCAAAAATGTGGAGATCTAACGTAAAGTCCGTACGTGTTAAAACAGAAGGCGGATCCAAAAAGATGTATGTATGTACTTCTTGCCTGAAGTCCGGACGTGTAGAACGTGCATAA
- a CDS encoding YqeG family HAD IIIA-type phosphatase, translated as MFRNYYPDIHVPSVFNIDYQKLYQKGYRGIIFDLDNTLVHHGDDSTPEIDALFHTIHGIGLKTIILSDNTEERILCFLKNIDSPYISDANKPDIQGYQKALTILGVSTEQVVCIGDQVFTDIYGANCAGISNILVDFIRLSDEKRIGKKRWLEKLVLLLYKGSSRHTNRIGNIYIEKTEE; from the coding sequence ATGTTTCGTAATTACTATCCAGACATACATGTGCCAAGTGTATTCAATATTGATTATCAAAAGCTATATCAAAAAGGATATCGTGGAATTATATTTGATCTGGACAATACATTGGTTCATCACGGGGATGATTCAACACCAGAAATAGACGCGCTTTTTCATACAATACATGGAATCGGTCTGAAAACCATCATATTGTCAGATAATACAGAAGAGAGGATTTTATGTTTTCTCAAAAATATAGATAGCCCATACATTTCGGATGCGAATAAGCCTGACATTCAGGGATATCAGAAGGCTTTGACGATTCTTGGAGTCAGCACCGAACAGGTTGTTTGCATTGGAGATCAAGTGTTCACAGATATTTATGGAGCAAATTGTGCGGGGATTTCTAACATTTTGGTGGATTTTATTCGGCTTTCGGATGAAAAAAGGATTGGAAAAAAGCGTTGGTTAGAAAAGTTGGTGCTTCTATTATACAAAGGTAGCTCACGCCACACAAACAGAATAGGAAATATTTATATAGAGAAAACAGAGGAATAA
- a CDS encoding VanW family protein — MLWKKEKLFCEINPACYAISVQKEIFKRHLQNLRSRECFAMKIIKRKLPNLVYEHHSHLIKKGKGIDQNLQQNKAVNIGLACKKLNGLIIYPGEMFSFWKLIGSTTKRKGYKEGRVIEKNRIKPGIGGGLCNLSNTIHFLVLHSPLTVTEFHSHSDALAPDEGERVPFSSGTSVNYNYIDYRFKNNTEQPVQLLVWCADGNLYAELRSMHPFQYSYRIVEENHHFQKEGEKYYRISQIYKETVDKKTGKVLYRNLVLDNHSEVMYDYSLIPGELIIND; from the coding sequence ATGTTATGGAAGAAAGAAAAGCTTTTTTGCGAGATAAATCCTGCTTGTTATGCAATTTCTGTTCAAAAAGAAATTTTTAAAAGACATCTTCAAAATCTAAGAAGTAGGGAATGTTTTGCAATGAAAATCATAAAAAGGAAATTGCCTAATCTGGTATATGAACATCACTCGCATTTAATTAAAAAGGGAAAAGGAATCGATCAAAATCTCCAGCAAAATAAAGCGGTAAATATCGGACTTGCGTGCAAGAAACTTAATGGATTGATTATTTATCCGGGAGAAATGTTTTCATTTTGGAAACTAATCGGGAGCACAACAAAACGTAAAGGGTACAAAGAGGGCCGTGTTATCGAGAAAAACAGGATTAAACCAGGGATAGGAGGTGGATTGTGTAATCTCAGCAATACCATTCACTTTTTGGTGCTTCACAGTCCGCTTACAGTGACGGAATTTCATAGTCATTCCGATGCATTGGCACCAGATGAAGGAGAAAGAGTACCTTTTAGTTCTGGGACTTCTGTAAATTATAATTACATAGATTATCGTTTTAAAAATAATACGGAGCAGCCGGTTCAATTACTTGTCTGGTGTGCCGATGGTAATTTGTATGCGGAACTTCGAAGTATGCACCCTTTTCAATATTCTTATCGAATCGTTGAGGAAAACCATCATTTTCAAAAAGAAGGAGAGAAATATTACCGAATATCTCAGATCTATAAAGAAACTGTGGATAAAAAAACAGGAAAAGTCCTTTATAGAAATCTGGTGTTGGATAATCACTCAGAAGTTATGTATGATTACAGTTTGATTCCGGGAGAACTGATTATCAATGATTAA
- the recG gene encoding ATP-dependent DNA helicase RecG, with amino-acid sequence MNEYTGIREIKGIGEKTERMFQKLNIRTVGDLIRYFPRGYDIYEEPVAVSELEEGMTAAVTGLLYGKVQVGGSPRMQVTTAYLKDLTGTLRIVWYRMTFLRNTLKSGGRITVRGKIIRKQNQLVMEHPELFVPAESYQKKLNTLQPVYPLTAGLTNNLMTKTMHQALEDLPLAQDILSKELKTEFGLEDYGAAIRGIHFPKDREEFFLARKRLVFEEFLIFTLALRKMKDQKERANNQYRMEVPEAVHRFEEALPYDLTNAQKKVWVQIQEDFQKHTVMSRLVQGDVGSGKTIVALLSLFTACLNGYQGAMMAPTEVLARQHYESVTEMVEKYGLGDSISPILLTGSMTAKEKRIAYEAICTGEANLVIGTHALIQEKVEYADLALVITDEQHRFGVRQRECFASKGKSPHILVMSATPIPRTLALILYGDLDISVIDELPSNRKPIKNCVVDTSYRQTAYRFMEKQIAEGRQCYVICPMVEESEGLEAENVTDYAKKLKEELASGIRVEYLHGKMKPAQKEEIMEKFAAHEIDVLVSTTVIEVGIDVPNSTVMMIENAERFGLAQLHQLRGRVGRGKHQSYCIFMSGSKSKETKKRLKILESSNDGFYIAGEDLKMRGPGDVFGIRQSGLMDFKLGDVYQDAELLKQASQAASEILKREENGEAEEKALFERVQNYIRECEIEKTL; translated from the coding sequence ATGAATGAATATACCGGAATCCGGGAAATCAAAGGAATCGGAGAGAAGACGGAGCGGATGTTTCAGAAACTGAATATCCGTACCGTTGGAGATCTGATCCGGTATTTTCCGAGAGGTTACGATATTTATGAAGAGCCGGTTGCGGTGTCAGAACTGGAAGAAGGCATGACTGCGGCAGTAACCGGACTATTATACGGAAAAGTACAGGTAGGCGGGAGTCCCAGAATGCAGGTGACGACCGCCTATCTTAAAGATTTGACAGGAACCCTTCGGATCGTCTGGTATCGGATGACTTTCCTTCGTAACACCTTAAAATCCGGCGGGAGAATTACAGTGCGCGGGAAAATTATCCGAAAACAGAATCAACTGGTGATGGAGCATCCTGAATTGTTTGTTCCGGCAGAATCTTATCAGAAGAAGTTAAATACCCTGCAACCGGTGTATCCGCTGACAGCAGGACTGACCAATAATCTGATGACCAAAACCATGCATCAGGCACTGGAGGATTTGCCGCTTGCGCAGGATATTCTGTCAAAAGAACTGAAAACAGAATTCGGACTGGAAGACTATGGCGCTGCGATCCGCGGAATCCATTTTCCAAAAGACCGGGAAGAGTTCTTTCTGGCAAGAAAGAGACTGGTGTTTGAGGAATTTCTGATCTTTACGCTGGCACTTCGTAAAATGAAAGATCAGAAAGAACGGGCAAATAATCAGTACCGGATGGAAGTCCCGGAGGCAGTGCACCGATTTGAAGAAGCATTACCCTATGATCTGACCAACGCTCAGAAAAAAGTTTGGGTTCAGATTCAGGAGGATTTTCAGAAACATACGGTGATGTCCCGACTGGTACAGGGAGATGTAGGTTCCGGAAAAACAATCGTGGCGTTATTGTCTCTGTTTACCGCCTGTCTGAACGGATACCAGGGAGCTATGATGGCACCCACGGAGGTTCTGGCAAGACAGCATTATGAATCGGTGACGGAAATGGTAGAAAAATATGGACTGGGAGACAGTATTTCCCCAATATTGCTGACTGGATCCATGACGGCGAAAGAAAAACGAATCGCCTATGAAGCAATCTGTACCGGTGAGGCGAACCTGGTGATCGGAACCCATGCACTGATTCAGGAAAAGGTGGAATATGCGGATCTGGCGCTGGTTATCACAGATGAACAGCATCGATTCGGAGTCCGACAGAGGGAGTGTTTTGCTTCCAAAGGCAAGTCACCTCATATTCTGGTGATGAGTGCGACCCCCATTCCCAGAACGTTGGCGTTGATTTTGTATGGAGATCTCGATATTTCAGTGATTGACGAGTTGCCATCCAACCGAAAACCCATCAAAAACTGTGTGGTAGATACAAGTTATCGGCAGACTGCTTACCGGTTTATGGAAAAACAGATCGCTGAGGGACGGCAGTGCTATGTAATCTGTCCGATGGTAGAAGAAAGTGAAGGGCTGGAAGCTGAAAATGTAACCGATTACGCCAAAAAGCTGAAAGAAGAGCTGGCCTCCGGAATCCGGGTCGAATATCTTCACGGGAAAATGAAACCGGCGCAAAAAGAAGAGATTATGGAGAAATTTGCGGCTCATGAGATCGATGTGCTGGTATCGACTACGGTCATTGAGGTCGGAATCGATGTGCCGAATTCTACGGTGATGATGATCGAGAATGCAGAACGGTTCGGTCTGGCTCAGCTTCACCAGTTGCGTGGACGAGTGGGAAGAGGAAAACATCAGTCCTACTGTATTTTCATGAGTGGCTCCAAATCCAAAGAGACGAAAAAAAGGCTGAAAATTCTGGAATCCTCCAATGATGGATTCTATATTGCAGGGGAAGACCTGAAAATGCGCGGACCCGGGGATGTCTTCGGAATCCGTCAGAGCGGTCTGATGGATTTTAAATTGGGAGATGTTTACCAGGACGCAGAACTGTTAAAACAGGCCAGTCAGGCGGCAAGCGAGATCCTGAAAAGAGAGGAAAACGGAGAGGCGGAAGAGAAAGCACTGTTTGAGCGGGTGCAAAACTATATCCGGGAATGTGAAATAGAGAAGACGTTGTAA
- a CDS encoding FtsW/RodA/SpoVE family cell cycle protein produces the protein MVNIIVELSKYLMIILIAAYTFSCFSVFAQHDLVRKKKILGRQNRLMFTIQLIAYLVMFLQTKELELVFFYLAQVVLLIAIILLYINIYPRSSRLVVNNMCMLICVGFIMITRLDYATAVKQFVFVAVSVTVSLVVPVIIRRLKFLSKWTNFYAGVGIAALLFVAVLGQTSYGAKLGFSIGGISIQPSEFVKILFVFYVASSLRISTDFKNVVKTTIVAALHVLILVASTDLGAALIMFVVYLVMLYVATRQPLYVLAGLGGGSVASVLAYHLFGHVRTRVEAWKDPFATYADGGYQVAQSLFAIGTGGWFGMGLYQGMPDKIPVAESDFIFSAISEELGLIFALCLILICVSCYVMFLNIAMQLRNVFYKLVALGLGTCYIFQVFLTIGGVTKFIPSTGVTLPLVSYGGSSLLSTLIMFGIIQGLYILREDEEEIIERKKNELRRETRNPKKKRKRPAQAPKKKRTKFEEVEQQRIR, from the coding sequence TTGGTTAATATTATTGTTGAGTTATCGAAGTATCTGATGATCATACTGATTGCGGCATATACATTTTCATGTTTTTCCGTATTCGCTCAGCATGATCTGGTACGGAAAAAGAAAATTTTAGGCAGACAGAACCGGCTGATGTTTACGATTCAGTTGATTGCGTATCTGGTTATGTTTTTGCAGACGAAGGAACTGGAGCTGGTGTTTTTCTATCTGGCACAGGTCGTGCTGCTGATTGCGATCATTCTTCTGTACATCAATATTTACCCCAGGTCATCCAGGCTTGTGGTCAATAACATGTGTATGTTGATCTGCGTGGGATTTATTATGATTACGCGGCTGGATTATGCGACAGCAGTGAAACAGTTTGTATTTGTTGCGGTATCTGTGACGGTCAGTCTGGTGGTTCCGGTGATCATAAGACGTTTGAAATTCCTTTCCAAATGGACGAATTTCTATGCGGGAGTCGGCATTGCAGCACTGTTGTTTGTTGCGGTTTTGGGACAGACTTCCTACGGAGCCAAGCTGGGATTTTCCATTGGCGGGATCAGCATCCAGCCCTCAGAGTTCGTGAAGATTCTGTTTGTATTTTATGTGGCATCCAGTCTCAGGATTTCCACGGATTTTAAAAATGTAGTAAAGACTACGATTGTTGCGGCATTGCATGTACTGATCCTGGTGGCATCGACCGACCTTGGTGCGGCATTGATTATGTTTGTGGTGTATCTGGTGATGCTTTATGTGGCAACCAGACAGCCTTTGTATGTGTTGGCAGGATTAGGAGGCGGAAGCGTGGCATCTGTCCTTGCTTATCATTTGTTTGGACATGTCAGAACCCGTGTGGAAGCATGGAAGGATCCGTTTGCAACGTATGCAGACGGCGGATATCAGGTGGCGCAGTCTCTGTTTGCAATCGGAACCGGCGGATGGTTCGGAATGGGACTCTATCAGGGAATGCCGGATAAGATCCCGGTGGCAGAATCTGATTTTATCTTTTCGGCGATTTCGGAAGAACTGGGATTGATTTTTGCACTTTGTCTGATTCTGATCTGTGTAAGCTGCTATGTGATGTTCCTAAATATTGCCATGCAGCTTCGCAATGTTTTTTATAAGCTGGTGGCGCTGGGACTTGGAACCTGTTATATTTTCCAGGTATTTCTGACCATTGGCGGCGTGACAAAATTTATTCCGTCTACGGGTGTGACTCTGCCTCTGGTAAGTTACGGAGGCAGCTCGCTGCTCAGTACACTGATTATGTTTGGAATCATCCAGGGATTGTATATTTTAAGAGAAGATGAGGAAGAAATCATTGAAAGAAAGAAAAATGAGTTACGAAGAGAAACAAGAAATCCGAAGAAGAAGAGAAAAAGACCTGCCCAGGCGCCAAAGAAAAAGAGAACGAAATTCGAGGAAGTCGAGCAACAAAGAATTCGCTAG
- a CDS encoding peptidoglycan D,D-transpeptidase FtsI family protein, with product MAYIVYFYVVRSKDIVNSAYNPRLDSYADRVIRGSILDKNGEVLAQTQVNDDGTETRVYPYGEIFAHVVGYTAKGKSGLESVENFELLTSNAFFLEKLANEFKDQKNMGDTVITTLDANLQQTAYSALGDNKGAVVVMEASTGKILAMVSKPAFDPNTVSENWEALNADDSSSPLLNRATQGAYAPGSTFKVVTALEYMRENSAYANYSYDCNGEITADGTTIHCFDSTAHGTVDLRLSMAYSCNSSFANIGLSLDKSAYRKTAEELLFNKALPSVLPYSKSKFKIDKNSSSADMMMTAMGQGETQVSPYHMALITAAVANGGTLMEPYLVDSITNYTGTQVSKHKPSSYGKLMDSSEAAQLKEYMKAVVDEGTATMLSGESYSVAGKTGTAEYSSDKEKSHSWFMGFTNVDNPELVISVIVEGYDGNAGARAVPIAKQVLDAYYYQ from the coding sequence ATGGCTTATATCGTCTATTTTTACGTGGTAAGGAGTAAAGACATTGTCAACAGTGCCTATAATCCGAGACTGGATTCTTATGCGGACCGGGTGATCCGCGGAAGTATTCTGGATAAAAATGGAGAAGTTCTGGCACAGACGCAAGTAAATGATGACGGAACAGAGACGAGAGTCTATCCCTATGGAGAGATTTTTGCACACGTGGTAGGATATACGGCAAAAGGAAAGAGTGGTCTGGAGTCTGTGGAGAACTTTGAACTGCTGACTTCCAATGCATTTTTCCTGGAAAAACTGGCCAATGAGTTTAAGGATCAGAAAAATATGGGTGATACCGTGATCACAACGCTGGACGCCAATCTTCAGCAGACAGCCTACAGTGCGCTGGGAGACAACAAGGGTGCGGTTGTGGTGATGGAAGCCAGTACCGGAAAGATCCTTGCGATGGTATCAAAGCCTGCGTTTGATCCGAATACCGTGTCGGAAAACTGGGAAGCATTAAATGCTGACGACAGTTCCAGTCCGCTTTTAAACCGTGCGACACAGGGAGCTTATGCGCCCGGATCGACGTTTAAGGTTGTAACAGCACTGGAATACATGAGAGAAAACAGTGCCTATGCAAATTACAGCTATGACTGTAACGGAGAGATTACGGCAGACGGAACCACGATCCACTGCTTTGACAGTACGGCCCATGGTACGGTAGATCTCAGATTGTCTATGGCCTATTCCTGTAATTCTTCCTTTGCGAATATCGGCTTGTCATTGGACAAGAGTGCATATAGAAAAACAGCCGAGGAGTTGTTGTTTAATAAAGCACTTCCGTCTGTACTTCCGTATTCCAAGAGTAAATTTAAAATCGATAAGAATTCTTCCAGTGCGGATATGATGATGACAGCTATGGGGCAGGGAGAAACCCAGGTCAGTCCATATCATATGGCTTTGATTACGGCGGCAGTGGCAAATGGCGGAACTCTGATGGAACCGTATCTTGTGGACAGCATTACGAATTATACGGGAACGCAGGTTTCCAAACACAAACCGTCTTCTTACGGAAAACTGATGGATTCCAGTGAGGCAGCTCAGTTGAAAGAATATATGAAGGCAGTGGTAGATGAAGGAACGGCGACCATGTTAAGCGGAGAATCCTACTCTGTAGCAGGAAAGACCGGAACTGCCGAATACAGCAGTGACAAGGAAAAGAGCCATTCCTGGTTTATGGGATTTACCAATGTGGACAATCCGGAACTGGTGATCAGCGTGATCGTGGAAGGATATGACGGAAACGCCGGAGCCAGAGCGGTTCCGATCGCCAAGCAGGTACTGGATGCATATTATTATCAATAA